The Sphingomonas sanguinis nucleotide sequence TTCGACGCCCTCGCCGAGATTGACATACGGCCATCGAAGACCTGCCTCATTTACGGCGTCCCTGGGACGGGCAAAACGCGTTTGGCGCTCTGGATCGCTAAGCAGCTTGACCTGCCCGTCGTGCTCGTGAAGCTTGATGGTCTCGTATCGTCGTTTCTAGGAACCACGGCGCGCAACATTGGCAACCTGTTCACCTTCGCAAACCGCCACCGCTGCGTTTTGCTGCTGGACGAGTTTGACGCCATCGCGAAGGTTCGGGATGACCCGCAAGAAGTCGGCGAGATCAAGCGGGTCGTGAACGCGCTCCTGCAAAATCTCGATATACGCCGGGACGTGGGCTTTACGATCGGCATCACCAACCACCCTAAGCTGCTGGACTCAGCCGTCTGGCGGCGCTTCGAGGTCCAACTCGAAATCCCCAAGCCCGACTTCGAGATCCGCAAGGCGATTGCCGCGCATTTCATGCCGCCCGTAAAGGCTCCGGACAGCCATTTGCGGCTAATTTCTTGGTTCACGGATGGCTCGACCGGGGCGGAGATCGAGTCGCTCGTGCGCACATACAAAAAGGCGACCACGCTGCGCGATGAGGACAAGCGCGGGCTTTTGGACACGCTGCGCCAGTTCGCGACCCTGAACGCGGCGCGGGTTCAAAGCGAAAGGCGTGCGCTGCTGTTCGACGACCCCGGCACTCTGTTCCGGGCAATGCGCGACGATCCAATCCTCGGCTTCTCCATGGCCGATATCGGAGAGATCGCCGGCAAGGACAAATCAACAGTCAGCCGCCAGCTTGGCCGTGTAGCCAAGGCCGGCGAAGGGGAGGTTCCCAATGGCTAGCCCGATTCAGATCGTCCTCAACCCCGAGAATTATGAGGAAGCACGCGACGCTGGCGGGGGCGGCGGACACAAGGACTTCTTTGCGCACCGCAATGTCGAATTCGCCAAGCATAAGGCCGCGCTCATTAGCCAGATCGACACGATCTCGGGGGTTCTGAGCGCCCAGGCTCAAGGCGACGTCGGCTTTGTGAAAGTCATCCTGCGCCGAGAGGCTTGGGCCAAAAGCCACCGACCGGTCGGGAGTCTGTTCCGCAGCGATCGCACACCGGTCGTGGGCGGAGGTGATCTCGGTGTCATGATCGTTGAGGCTCGCCCCAGCGCCCTGCGGCAAGTCTCGGCACAGATTGAAAAAGCCGAAACGCATACGGAGATGCGGTTCAACGAGACCAAGCAGAAGGACGAACCCCACCCCACCGCTCGTAAAAGCGAGACGGGCGCGATTGACCGTATCGAACTCTACGGCCCATCAGACCGCCGCAGTTTCTCCGTGGAAGAAGCTGTCGCGTGGCTTTCCAGGCCCGCGACCGGCGGCAGCTATCAGGTCGAATTGTTTGAGGCTCTGCCGCCCCGCTCGGAATGGGATCGCCTCGATGCAGGCCAGCGCCGCCTTGTTGAAAGCTTCCTTGCTGGTTTCAGCCAGCTCGAACGCGGCCTGACCGTCGAACGCTTGCCCAATCACCGCAACAAGCATCCGCTGCTATCCGTCCGCCTCGACCAGTCGGGCGATCAACCAGTCCTGCAACTGACCGGATCGACGGTCAGAGAGCGACGCCGCGAGTTAGCGCCGTTCAGCCCGGACACGGCGCGCCACGCCCGCCTGCTGGCCTTTCTCGACAACCATCCACTGGTCCGGCGCATCGAATTGCCGGGCATCGTTGTCCGCGCAAGCCAGCCGGCCAGCGCTGTCGCCCGTGCCCGGCCGACCAATATTGCGCTACCGGTTCGCGATAGCCGCCGAACGCACCCTCGCATCGGGATCATCGATGGTGGCATCAGCGATGCATTGTCCGATTGGGTTATCGATCGCTGGGACATTCTCGCCGACGAAGACGCCGATCTCGCGCATGGCACCTTTATCGGCGGCCTGGCAGCCGTAGGCGGCGCCCTGAATGGCGTGGAAATTTGCCCGGAACCCGACGGCGCGGAGCTGGTCGATGTTGCCGTGTTTCCGAAT carries:
- a CDS encoding AAA family ATPase, encoding MEHFTIIQALCRAAMADASPALRKQVERLRDALAKDGEQKQAATLAGILTTAERTKELAPSRIERSRAQILGEHLTRNTPVPVDRETSAPLADIIFPVDIQSTPPLFNSTVSQAVDTIIDEWVNFDALAEIDIRPSKTCLIYGVPGTGKTRLALWIAKQLDLPVVLVKLDGLVSSFLGTTARNIGNLFTFANRHRCVLLLDEFDAIAKVRDDPQEVGEIKRVVNALLQNLDIRRDVGFTIGITNHPKLLDSAVWRRFEVQLEIPKPDFEIRKAIAAHFMPPVKAPDSHLRLISWFTDGSTGAEIESLVRTYKKATTLRDEDKRGLLDTLRQFATLNAARVQSERRALLFDDPGTLFRAMRDDPILGFSMADIGEIAGKDKSTVSRQLGRVAKAGEGEVPNG